The Sinobacterium norvegicum genome includes a region encoding these proteins:
- a CDS encoding acetolactate synthase 3 large subunit: MIARALEDEGVEFIFGYPGGAVLHIYDALYTHCKIPHILVRHEQAATHAADGYTRATGKTGLVLVTSGPGATNAITGIATAYMDSIPMVVLSGQVASHLIGGDAFQETDMVGISRPIVKHSFLVSKAEDIPETIKKAFYLASSGRPGPVVIDLPKDITSPFEKFDYNYPKKVKMRSYTPAARGHSGQIRKAVNLIKEAKRPVIYAGGGVIQGNSSELLTELVKKLKFPCTTTLMGLGAFPSSDDQWLGMLGMHGTYEANNAMHHSDLIVCIGARFDDRTTNTPSKYCPTAKIIHVDIDPASISKTIKADIPIVGPVDNVLKEMLSQIDELTAKGEFNTDTDALGNWWDMINQWRDEFGIYTGNRFTINENGLLKPQQVIQCLYNLTKDDDFYLSSDVGQHQMFAAQYYKFDKPRRWLNSGGLGTMGFGLPAAMGAKLAYPDATVGCVTGEGSIQMNIQELSTCTQYNLPVKIFNLNNQSLGMVRQWQEMQYDERLSASVSYADSLPDFVKLVESYGHVGMVVKHADELEEKMKEALSLKDRLVFMDIYTDTKEHVYPMLIAPDGSMRDMLLSKTERTQ, from the coding sequence ATGATCGCACGTGCGTTAGAAGATGAAGGTGTTGAGTTTATATTTGGCTACCCCGGCGGTGCCGTTCTCCACATCTATGATGCTCTCTATACCCACTGTAAAATTCCCCATATCTTGGTTCGCCATGAACAGGCTGCGACGCACGCCGCCGACGGTTACACCCGTGCCACCGGTAAGACCGGTCTGGTACTGGTCACCTCTGGCCCCGGCGCCACCAACGCCATTACCGGTATTGCCACCGCCTATATGGACTCGATCCCAATGGTGGTGCTGTCGGGTCAGGTCGCCAGCCATCTGATTGGTGGTGACGCCTTCCAGGAAACCGACATGGTGGGTATTTCTCGCCCGATTGTTAAGCACAGTTTCCTGGTCTCTAAGGCGGAAGACATTCCCGAGACAATTAAGAAGGCGTTTTACCTTGCCTCTTCCGGTCGCCCCGGCCCTGTGGTTATCGATTTACCAAAAGATATCACCAGCCCATTCGAGAAGTTTGATTACAACTACCCGAAAAAAGTTAAAATGCGCTCTTACACACCGGCGGCCCGCGGTCACTCTGGCCAGATCCGCAAAGCGGTTAATCTGATCAAAGAAGCCAAGCGTCCGGTTATCTACGCCGGTGGTGGCGTTATTCAGGGCAACAGCTCTGAGTTGCTGACCGAGTTAGTGAAAAAGCTTAAATTTCCCTGTACCACGACCTTGATGGGCCTGGGTGCTTTCCCCAGCAGCGATGATCAATGGCTGGGGATGCTGGGGATGCACGGCACCTACGAAGCCAACAATGCCATGCACCACAGCGACTTAATCGTTTGTATCGGCGCCCGCTTCGATGATCGGACCACCAACACGCCGAGCAAGTACTGCCCAACGGCCAAGATTATTCACGTCGATATCGACCCGGCCTCGATCTCCAAAACCATCAAAGCCGATATTCCTATCGTTGGCCCCGTCGACAATGTGCTGAAAGAAATGCTGTCGCAGATTGATGAGTTAACGGCCAAGGGTGAGTTCAACACCGATACCGACGCACTCGGTAACTGGTGGGATATGATTAATCAATGGCGCGACGAGTTCGGTATCTATACCGGCAACCGTTTCACCATTAATGAAAATGGCCTACTAAAGCCACAACAGGTTATCCAGTGTCTGTACAACCTCACCAAGGATGACGATTTTTACCTGTCGTCCGATGTTGGTCAACACCAAATGTTTGCCGCCCAATACTACAAGTTTGACAAGCCACGTCGCTGGTTAAACTCCGGTGGACTCGGCACCATGGGCTTTGGCCTGCCGGCGGCAATGGGGGCTAAGCTTGCCTATCCTGATGCCACTGTAGGCTGTGTCACCGGTGAAGGTAGCATCCAGATGAACATTCAGGAGCTATCAACCTGTACGCAATACAACTTGCCAGTGAAGATTTTCAATCTCAACAACCAGTCTCTTGGTATGGTTCGTCAGTGGCAGGAAATGCAATACGATGAGCGCTTAAGCGCCTCTGTTAGCTACGCCGACTCACTGCCAGACTTCGTTAAATTGGTCGAGTCATACGGTCATGTTGGCATGGTGGTAAAACACGCCGACGAGCTGGAAGAGAAAATGAAAGAAGCGCTAAGCCTGAAAGACCGCCTAGTGTTTATGGACATTTACACCGACACCAAAGAACACGTCTACCCGATGTTGATCGCACCAGATGGTTCTATGCGCGATATGCTGCTGAGCAAAACGGAGCGTACTCAATAA
- the clpB gene encoding ATP-dependent chaperone ClpB, with translation MRPDKFTHSLQQALADAQSMAIRNDNNYIEPAHILLALLNQQNGSILPILQQAGSNIEQFSAALHDKIEHYAKVSESNGEVHLSANSSKLFNLADKQAHQNNDSFLSSELVLLAALEDRDLKKLIESCGASKQHIQQAVNNVRDGSTVDSADAEENRQALDKYTQDLTALAESGKLDPVIGRDDEIRRTIQVLQRRTKNNPVLIGQPGVGKTAILEGLAQRIINGEVPEGLKHKRILSLDLGALLAGAKFRGDFEERLKAVLNELDKQEGNIILFIDEIHTLVGAGKSEGSMDAGNMLKPALARGELHCVGATTLDEYRQNIEKDAALERRFQKVLVEEPTEEDTIAILRGLKERYEIHHGVDITDSAIIAATKLSTRYITDRQLPDKAIDLIDEAGSQIRMEIDSKPESMDKLERRLIQFKIEREAIKKDSDAAAVARLDSLNQQIDKIERAYSDLEEVWKAEKASLQGSNKTKTELDAARTKLEAAQRSGDLTLMSELQYGVIPALEKQVKAEESNPKVERKLLRNKVTEAEIADIVSRWTGIPVNKMLEGERGKLLRMEDELHAQVIGQDEAVTSVCNAVRRSRAGLSDPNRPNGSFLFLGPTGVGKTELCKALSGFLFDTEEAIIRLDMSEYMEKHSVSRLIGAPPGYVGYDEGGYLTEAVRRKPYALVLFDEIEKAHPDVFNILLQVLEDGRLTDSQGRTVDFKNTVIVMTSNLGSERIQELSSNKSFDTISFDDETDQNLLNEHRNQAIKTSVMEIVGQHFRPEFINRIDESVVFHPLEMAQLGNIANIQLARLNQRLEEQGLVLKLDEAAMTLVLEAGYDPVYGARPLKRALQTYIENPLSSQLLNGDFSDGDTIIAGVNEQQQLTFSKA, from the coding sequence ATGCGACCCGATAAATTTACCCATTCGTTGCAGCAAGCCCTGGCAGATGCCCAGTCTATGGCTATCCGTAACGACAATAACTATATAGAGCCGGCGCATATTTTACTGGCACTGCTCAATCAACAAAACGGCAGTATACTGCCTATTCTGCAACAGGCAGGCAGCAATATTGAGCAGTTCAGCGCCGCCCTGCACGACAAGATTGAGCACTACGCCAAGGTGTCCGAGAGCAACGGTGAAGTCCACCTATCGGCCAATAGCAGCAAGCTATTTAACCTGGCCGATAAACAGGCCCATCAAAACAACGACAGCTTTCTTTCCAGTGAGTTAGTTTTACTGGCGGCACTGGAAGACCGAGACCTCAAGAAACTGATCGAGAGCTGCGGTGCCAGCAAACAACATATCCAACAAGCGGTGAATAATGTGAGAGATGGCAGTACAGTCGACAGCGCCGATGCGGAAGAAAACCGTCAGGCACTGGATAAATACACCCAGGATTTAACCGCACTGGCCGAGAGCGGCAAGCTTGACCCGGTGATTGGCCGCGATGATGAGATTCGTCGCACCATTCAAGTGTTGCAACGTCGCACCAAAAACAACCCGGTATTGATTGGTCAGCCCGGTGTCGGTAAAACCGCCATCTTAGAGGGCCTGGCTCAGCGTATTATCAACGGTGAGGTGCCCGAGGGGCTGAAACACAAGCGCATCCTCAGCCTCGACTTGGGCGCACTGTTAGCGGGCGCCAAGTTCCGCGGCGACTTCGAAGAGCGCCTGAAGGCTGTGCTCAATGAGCTCGACAAGCAGGAAGGTAATATCATCCTGTTTATCGATGAGATTCACACCCTAGTCGGTGCCGGTAAGAGCGAGGGCTCAATGGACGCCGGTAACATGCTCAAGCCAGCCTTGGCCCGCGGTGAGCTGCACTGTGTCGGTGCCACCACGCTGGATGAATACCGTCAGAACATCGAGAAAGACGCCGCCCTCGAGCGCCGCTTCCAAAAAGTGCTGGTCGAAGAGCCTACCGAGGAAGACACCATTGCCATTTTACGTGGCCTGAAAGAGCGCTACGAGATTCACCACGGCGTCGACATTACCGACTCGGCGATTATTGCCGCGACCAAGTTGTCGACCCGCTATATTACCGACCGTCAGCTGCCGGATAAGGCCATCGATTTAATCGATGAAGCTGGCAGTCAAATCCGTATGGAAATCGACTCCAAACCTGAGTCGATGGACAAGCTCGAACGCCGACTGATTCAATTCAAGATCGAGCGCGAGGCCATCAAGAAAGACTCCGATGCCGCGGCGGTTGCCCGACTCGACAGTCTCAATCAACAGATCGACAAAATTGAGCGTGCCTACAGCGATTTAGAAGAGGTATGGAAGGCCGAAAAAGCCAGCCTACAGGGCTCCAACAAAACCAAGACCGAGCTCGATGCCGCCAGAACGAAACTGGAAGCCGCTCAACGCAGCGGTGATTTAACACTGATGTCTGAGCTGCAATACGGCGTTATTCCCGCCCTAGAAAAACAGGTCAAGGCCGAGGAGAGCAACCCCAAGGTCGAGCGAAAACTGCTGCGTAACAAGGTAACTGAGGCGGAGATTGCCGATATCGTCAGCCGCTGGACCGGCATACCAGTGAATAAAATGCTCGAGGGCGAACGTGGCAAGCTGCTGCGTATGGAGGATGAGTTGCACGCCCAGGTCATCGGCCAGGACGAGGCTGTAACCTCGGTCTGTAACGCCGTCCGACGCTCGCGGGCCGGCTTGTCCGACCCCAACCGCCCGAACGGTTCGTTCCTGTTCCTCGGCCCCACCGGCGTCGGTAAGACCGAACTGTGTAAGGCACTGTCGGGGTTCTTATTCGATACCGAGGAGGCCATTATTCGCCTCGACATGTCGGAGTATATGGAGAAGCATTCGGTGTCCCGTTTAATCGGTGCGCCACCGGGCTATGTCGGTTATGACGAGGGCGGTTACCTCACCGAGGCCGTGCGTCGCAAGCCGTATGCCCTGGTGCTGTTCGATGAGATCGAAAAGGCTCACCCCGATGTCTTCAATATCCTGTTACAGGTATTGGAGGACGGCCGCCTGACCGACAGCCAGGGGCGTACCGTCGACTTTAAGAATACTGTTATTGTGATGACCTCCAACCTCGGCTCGGAACGCATTCAGGAACTGTCCTCGAACAAGTCTTTCGATACCATCAGTTTCGACGATGAGACCGACCAGAACCTGCTCAACGAGCACCGCAACCAGGCGATCAAGACCTCGGTTATGGAAATCGTTGGCCAGCACTTTAGGCCGGAGTTTATCAACCGTATCGATGAGAGCGTGGTCTTCCATCCACTGGAAATGGCGCAGCTGGGCAATATTGCCAATATCCAGTTGGCCCGTTTAAACCAGCGTTTAGAAGAACAAGGCTTGGTACTCAAGCTCGATGAGGCGGCCATGACGCTGGTCTTAGAGGCCGGTTACGATCCGGTTTACGGCGCCCGCCCCCTCAAGCGTGCGTTGCAGACCTATATCGAAAACCCACTGTCGTCACAGTTATTGAACGGTGATTTCAGCGACGGCGATACGATTATTGCCGGGGTCAACGAACAGCAGCAGCTGACCTTTAGCAAAGCATAA
- the pgeF gene encoding peptidoglycan editing factor PgeF, which produces MTLFAEHYLLADWPAPARVKTLMTTRLGGVSTAPFDSLNPAQHVGDDSRQVDANRQIIAATLNQLGDVDAVQWLNQTHSIDVIHSDYHTVSQSPDADACTTVIPNIACAVMTADCLPLLLCRQDGSAVAACHAGWRGLLDGVIEQTVQQLAGNSASPILVWLGPAISQASFEVGGEVRQQFLAAAGNQQAATDDCFIDSGNSNKYLADLYQLARLRLHRLSIDQIFGGELCTFNDRQRFYSYRRDGQTGRLASIIWLD; this is translated from the coding sequence GTGACACTCTTTGCCGAGCACTACTTGCTCGCAGACTGGCCTGCGCCTGCGCGGGTCAAAACCCTGATGACCACTCGTTTAGGCGGCGTCAGCACGGCGCCGTTCGACAGTTTAAACCCGGCCCAGCACGTCGGCGACGACAGCAGACAGGTCGATGCCAACCGCCAAATTATTGCCGCCACCCTCAATCAACTCGGTGATGTTGACGCCGTACAATGGCTCAATCAAACCCACAGTATCGATGTTATCCACAGCGATTACCATACTGTCAGCCAATCACCCGATGCCGACGCCTGTACCACTGTCATCCCTAATATTGCCTGCGCCGTCATGACCGCCGACTGCCTGCCACTGCTGCTCTGCCGTCAGGATGGCAGCGCTGTTGCCGCCTGCCATGCCGGCTGGCGGGGCTTGCTCGATGGTGTTATCGAACAGACTGTGCAACAACTGGCCGGCAATAGCGCCAGTCCAATCTTGGTCTGGTTGGGGCCGGCTATCAGCCAGGCCAGCTTTGAAGTAGGCGGCGAAGTACGCCAGCAGTTTTTAGCCGCCGCCGGCAACCAGCAAGCAGCCACCGATGACTGTTTTATCGACAGTGGCAATAGCAATAAATACCTGGCCGACCTCTATCAACTGGCTCGACTGCGCCTGCATCGGCTATCGATAGATCAAATCTTTGGCGGTGAATTATGCACCTTCAACGACAGACAACGCTTTTACTCCTACCGCCGTGACGGGCAAACCGGCAGGCTGGCGTCTATTATTTGGCTCGACTAG
- the rluD gene encoding 23S rRNA pseudouridine(1911/1915/1917) synthase RluD has product MAEKITLHALVPLELTGKRCDQVAHELFPEYSRSRLQTWIKSGELTVDGNTFRAKDKVYADMALSVATVVADEEEWIAEDIPLDIVHEDDEVIVINKPIGLVVHPAAGHANGTLLNALLNHCPDLASVPRAGIVHRLDKDTSGLMVVAKTLSAHTDLVNQLQERSVSRTYQAVTTGSMTGGGTIETMMDRHPRDRKKMAVALVGGKEAITHYRLMERFSDFTHIKVNLETGRTHQIRVHMAHIRKPLVGDQVYRGRLQLPKGATPSLIEVLRNFKRQALHAYQLELWHPGTGERVTWQAEPPQDFLDLVAALRVDKKERESLL; this is encoded by the coding sequence ATGGCCGAAAAAATTACCCTGCACGCGCTGGTTCCACTTGAACTCACCGGCAAGCGTTGCGATCAAGTTGCCCATGAATTGTTCCCCGAGTACTCTCGCTCGCGGCTGCAAACCTGGATTAAAAGCGGTGAATTAACCGTCGATGGCAACACATTCCGCGCCAAAGACAAGGTGTATGCCGATATGGCTCTCAGTGTTGCCACCGTCGTTGCCGACGAGGAAGAGTGGATCGCCGAGGATATCCCACTGGACATCGTGCACGAGGACGACGAGGTTATCGTCATTAACAAGCCCATCGGGCTGGTTGTCCACCCCGCCGCGGGGCACGCCAATGGTACCTTACTCAATGCCCTGCTCAACCACTGTCCCGATCTGGCCAGCGTACCCAGAGCCGGTATTGTTCACCGCTTAGACAAGGACACCAGTGGCTTGATGGTGGTGGCGAAGACTTTGAGCGCCCATACGGACTTGGTTAATCAGCTGCAAGAACGCAGTGTCAGCCGTACCTATCAGGCGGTGACCACCGGCTCGATGACCGGTGGTGGCACCATCGAGACCATGATGGACCGTCATCCCCGCGACCGCAAGAAGATGGCTGTCGCCCTGGTAGGCGGCAAAGAAGCGATTACCCACTACCGTCTGATGGAGCGCTTCAGCGATTTCACCCATATTAAAGTCAATTTAGAAACCGGCCGCACCCACCAAATCCGCGTCCACATGGCCCACATTCGCAAGCCGCTGGTTGGCGATCAGGTCTATCGTGGCAGGCTGCAGCTCCCCAAGGGCGCCACCCCCTCGTTAATCGAGGTGTTGCGTAATTTCAAGCGCCAGGCCCTGCACGCCTATCAACTTGAATTGTGGCACCCGGGCACCGGCGAACGCGTGACCTGGCAGGCTGAGCCACCACAGGACTTCCTCGATCTGGTCGCCGCGCTGAGAGTCGACAAGAAAGAACGAGAAAGCCTATTGTGA
- the ilvN gene encoding acetolactate synthase small subunit, with amino-acid sequence MKRIISLLMENEPGALSRVVGLFSQRGYNIETLTVAPTEDETLSRLTLTTIGDDHKIEQITKHLNRLVDVVKLVDLTEGSYIAREIMLVKVKATGAQRAEVKRCCDIFRGQIVDVSATVYTMQITGDQEKHNAFLQAVGDANILEVVRSGVSGMARGEKVLSL; translated from the coding sequence ATGAAACGTATTATCTCTTTGTTAATGGAAAACGAACCCGGCGCTCTGTCTCGTGTTGTCGGTCTGTTCTCGCAACGTGGCTATAACATCGAAACCTTGACCGTGGCACCCACCGAAGATGAGACCCTGTCTCGTCTGACGTTAACCACGATTGGCGATGATCACAAGATCGAACAGATTACCAAGCACCTCAACCGTTTGGTCGATGTGGTGAAGCTGGTTGATCTCACCGAGGGCAGCTATATCGCCCGCGAGATCATGCTGGTCAAGGTCAAGGCCACTGGTGCTCAGCGCGCCGAAGTTAAACGCTGCTGCGATATTTTCCGTGGTCAAATTGTTGATGTCAGCGCCACGGTTTACACCATGCAAATCACCGGTGATCAAGAGAAGCACAACGCCTTCTTGCAGGCGGTTGGCGATGCCAATATCTTGGAAGTCGTGCGCAGTGGTGTCTCTGGTATGGCCCGTGGCGAAAAAGTACTGTCACTGTAA
- a CDS encoding DUF4124 domain-containing protein, with protein sequence MIRSLLTAVLLLMLTSLSISSAYAAKQSYYRWNDASGNVHYGKHPPAGADAVLVDIHTGKVIPRTPAAEDTAATGEAATESQQPEQQSGLEPGEAERICGEAKKHLELVQRPGIIRMRDEDGNPYVLDDAAKKREMDNAREAIKTYCQ encoded by the coding sequence ATGATCAGATCGTTACTTACTGCAGTCCTTTTACTGATGTTGACGTCATTGTCCATATCGTCAGCCTATGCCGCCAAACAAAGCTATTACCGCTGGAACGATGCCAGCGGCAACGTTCACTATGGCAAACACCCGCCAGCTGGCGCTGATGCAGTGTTGGTGGATATCCATACCGGCAAGGTGATTCCAAGAACCCCGGCGGCCGAAGATACGGCCGCGACAGGTGAGGCGGCAACGGAGTCTCAGCAGCCAGAGCAGCAAAGCGGCTTGGAGCCCGGTGAGGCGGAGCGAATCTGCGGCGAGGCCAAGAAGCATCTTGAGCTGGTTCAGCGCCCCGGCATTATTCGCATGCGTGATGAGGACGGTAACCCCTACGTGCTCGATGATGCGGCCAAAAAACGCGAGATGGATAACGCCCGCGAGGCGATTAAGACATATTGTCAGTAA
- the dcd gene encoding dCTP deaminase, with protein MSIKSDKWIRRMAEEQDMLNPFEPGQVRHHEDGERLISYGTSSYGYDVRCSNEFKVFTNIHSAVVDPKNFDEQAFVDVKGEYCIIPPNSFALARTVEYFKIPRNVLTICLGKSTYARCGIIVNVTPLEPEWEGHVTLEFSNTTTLPAKIYANEGVAQMLFFESDEVCETSYADRAGKYQGQTGVTLPKT; from the coding sequence ATGAGTATTAAATCCGATAAATGGATTCGCCGTATGGCCGAAGAGCAGGACATGCTTAACCCCTTCGAGCCTGGCCAAGTTCGCCATCACGAGGATGGTGAAAGACTGATTTCCTACGGAACTTCAAGTTACGGCTATGATGTCCGTTGCTCTAACGAATTCAAAGTATTTACCAATATACACTCGGCTGTGGTCGATCCTAAGAACTTCGATGAGCAAGCCTTTGTCGATGTTAAGGGGGAATATTGTATTATTCCGCCTAACTCATTTGCTTTGGCGCGCACTGTTGAGTACTTCAAGATTCCGCGCAATGTACTGACGATTTGCCTGGGTAAATCGACTTACGCCCGTTGTGGCATCATCGTTAACGTGACGCCGCTTGAGCCTGAGTGGGAAGGCCATGTCACCTTGGAATTCTCTAATACCACGACGCTGCCGGCGAAAATCTATGCCAACGAAGGTGTGGCGCAGATGTTGTTCTTTGAATCGGATGAGGTGTGTGAAACCAGCTACGCGGATCGTGCTGGCAAATACCAGGGGCAGACCGGTGTGACCTTACCCAAGACCTAA